One part of the Rutidosis leptorrhynchoides isolate AG116_Rl617_1_P2 chromosome 1, CSIRO_AGI_Rlap_v1, whole genome shotgun sequence genome encodes these proteins:
- the LOC139896611 gene encoding uncharacterized protein, giving the protein MQKPHVRLPITVNEHGQTIGANSSQFIHFLGHLSRSYQYCPIYRPWNKVKPEKKDKLLKFLRTKFDFSPTANSWILQSYGRKTKNWRSRVKDCCFDPSKSMEELLKSPPLQLTKRHWRRLLEYWTRDDVMEMTGKNKDNRATKKLSQMTGEKSFARIREVLNVKLGRELTRVDMFKECYKIGEGEAARVFLQGKKMKDLTEKLGDGATDAPGPDDVFSTVMGKAKNGTTEMYGLGVRANHLWGAGPSRLAVSKANAQLMSRNAQLEEENARLKAEKNNGPGAQNDDSCVHANGSGDHRLWEVYVKSINFEKVAIGRLRSVDPNTVLNGTEIGHGWCEVHVQVAIKKDEALFRPYDYLKCIHDITGTSIAWPAQLVRED; this is encoded by the exons ATGCAAAAGCCACATGTTCGACTTCCTATTACTGTTAATGAACATGGCCAGACAATTGGTGCAAACAGTAGTCAATTTATCCATTTTCTTGGTCACTTATCGCGGAGTTACCAGTATTGTCCAATTTATAGACCGTGGAACAAAGTTAAACCCGAAAAGAAGGATAAGTTGCTGAAGTTCTTAAGG ACAAAGTTTGATTTCTCACCAACTGCTAATTCGTGGATACTCCAATCATATGGGCGCAAGACGAAAAATTGGAGGTCGAGAGTTAAGGATTGTTGCTTTGACCCGTCTAAATCAATGGAGGAGCTATTAAAGTCACCACCTCTACAACTAACCAAAAGACACTGGAGAAGACTTCTTGAATATTGGACCAGAGATGATGTGATG GAGATGACAGGAAAAAACAAAGACAATAGGGCTACAAAGAAGTTGTCACAAATGACGGGGGAAAAAAGTTTTGCAAGAATTCGTGAAGTACTGAAT GTGAAGTTGGGAAGAGAGCTAACTAGGGTGGATATGTTTAAGGAATGTTACAAAATTGGTGAAGGTGAAGCTGCTCGTGTCTTT TTACAAGG GAAAAAAATGAAAGACCTAACCGAGAAACTCGGTGATGGTGCAACTGATGCACCTGGACCAGATGATGTTTTTTCCACGGTAATGGGTAAAGCTAAAAATGGTACTACAGAAATGTACGGACTTGGTGTTCGCGCCAATCATTTATGGGGTGCAGGACCTAGTCGATTAGCTGTTAGCAAAGCAAATGCTCAGCTGATGTCTAGAAATGCACAACTTGAAGAAGAAAATGCAAGGTTAAAAGCCGAGAAGAACAATGGTCCGGGTGCTCAGAATGATGATTCGTGTGTTCATGCTAATGGTTCGGGTGATCACCGTTTATGG GAAGTTTATGTAAAAAGCATTAACTTCGAGAAGGTAGCAATAGGAAGGTTGAGGAGCGTTGATCCAAATACGGTTCTTAATGGAACAGAAATTGGACATGGTTGGTGTGAGGTCCACGTTCAGGTGGCCATTAAAAAAGATGAAGCTTTGTTTAGGCCATATGATTATTTGAAATGCATTCATGACATCACTGGTACGTCTATTGCTTGGCCTGCTCAG TTGGTACGTGAGGATTGA